The following coding sequences are from one Xiphophorus couchianus chromosome 22, X_couchianus-1.0, whole genome shotgun sequence window:
- the mzt1 gene encoding mitotic-spindle organizing protein 1, whose translation MASAANTNLNAVRETMDVLLEISRLLNTGLDMESLSICVRLCEQGINPEALSAVIKELRKASETLKVSENCTN comes from the exons ATGGCAAGTGCCGCAAATACAAACCTGAACGCAGTCCGGGAAACGATGGATG TCCTGCTTGAGATCTCAAGGTTGCTGAACACCGGCTTGGACATGGAGTCTCTGTCAATCTGTGTGCGACTGTGTGAGCAAGGGATTAACCCAGAAGCTCTGTCCGCAGTCATCAAAGAGCTGCGTAAGGCTTCGGAGACCCTCAAG GTTTCTGAGAACTGCACAAACTGA
- the bora gene encoding protein aurora borealis: protein MGDHIEVQITPETPGRPSIRNPFESPNDYHHLREPLVPSPSVFRSKPCKATPPKFNWSIDEMASLLPVHIDPEEIQRQSFYLSQTRMDSDIEEKCQNAIEQFFTKGAIVPSPWAAPETRRATHLYKKSPFSEAISEESEKISVGCQTTLSLPLAFDLEKLLGEYYRYEEACDAVQESLSSSSLRRKLFLDGHFSYSSSDSSTPPSPDRANGRLEGPSPYRGGAGAAGDGVEGEALTSVCLSPLAGGRSAQTPSTGQFSSSPIKQGCFRDCSLGSISSPLFPDRSSPAGHASPTVSPILVDVVRTPIDSGEQKQHSNFTPHGGPLGADVALTNESPFVEGCSPIRSCSPHQLHHQHETKNTSRPKAKPRVRNWASPPLISPILNPKLQDDWEAEEHSPTSSSSSLPAMELDPTSPLATDGHSAAPERINLDTMEVVTMEEGKSVGLKKMPEEDEEEVGFPSEHLTSSRMGNASATESSQMFLSLLAEGSSLRYDSGMQVDSGYNTISAGTASLIDGIGSDFQSKESISSNLVDEMFPVNRLSKVKAFYSPRCLT from the exons ATGGGGGATCATATCGAGGTACAGATCACCCCAGAGACTCCAGGCAGGCCTTCCATTAGAAATCCCTTTGAGAGTCCCAATGACTACCACCACCTCAGGGAGCCTCTGGTGCCCAGTCCGTCTGTCTTCAGATCCAAGCCCTGCAAGGCT aCTCCACCTAAGTTTAACTGGTCTATTGATGAAATGGCCAGTCTTCTACCAGTGCATATAGATCCAGAGGAAATCCAGCGGCAATCATTCTACCTCAGCCAGACGAG GATGGATTCAGACATTgaggaaaaatgtcagaatgcTATTGAGCAG TTTTTCACCAAAGGAGCCATTGTGCCTTCCCCTTGGGCAGCACCAGAAACCCGTAGAGCCACTCACCtgtacaaaaaaa gtCCTTTTTCTGAAGCGATTTCAGAGGAGTCTGAAAAAATCTCTG TTGGTTGCCAGACGACTCTTTCACTCCCTTTGGCGTTTGATTTGGAGAAATTACTCG GAGAATACTACCGCTACGAGGAGGCCTGTGATGCCGTACAGGAGAGCCTCAGTTCCTCCTCGTTGAGGCGAAAGCTCTTCCTCGACGGCCATTTCAGCTACAGCAGCTCCGACAGCTCCACGCCGCCGAGCCCCGACAGAGCCAACGGCCGACTCGAAGGGCCGTCTCCCTACAGAGGTGGAGCTGGAGCCGCAGGTGATGGTGTTGAAGGGGAAGCATTaacatctgtctgtctgtcaccTCTGGCCGGCGGCCGGTCAGCCCAGACTCCCTCTACG GGCCAGTTCTCGTCGAGTCCCATCAAGCAGGGCTGCTTCAGAGACTGTAGCCTCGGCAGCATCAGCAGCCCTCTGTTTCCTGATAGGTCATCTCCCGCTGGCCACGCCTCGCCGACTGTTTCTCCTATCCTTGTTGACGTGGTGCGGACTCCCATAGACTCAG GTGAGCAGAAACAGCACAGCAACTTTACCCCACATGGAGGTCCGCTGGGTGCGGACGTTGCCCTCACTAATGAGAGTCCGTTTGTGGAAGGATGCTCCCCAATTCGTAGCTGCTCCCCTCACCAACTCCACCACCAACACGAGACCAAAAACACTTCCAGGCCCAAAGCCAAACCCAGAGTCCGCAACTGGGCGTCCCCTCCGCTGATCTCGCCAATCCTCAACCCGAAGCTCCAAGACGACTGGGAGGCCGAAGAACACTCTCCtacctcttcctcatcttctctCCCAGCCATGGAACTAGACCCAACGTCGCCGCTGGCGACAGACGGCCACTCTGCTGCCCCTGAGAGAATTAACCTGGATACCATGGAGGTTGTGACGAtggaagaaggaaaaagtgtggggCTTAAAAAAATGccggaggaggatgaggaggaggttGGATTCCCTTCAGAACATCTGACTAGCTCTCGCATGGGAAATGCGTCGGCAACAGAAAGCTCTCAGATGTTTCTCTCGCTCCTGGCAGAAGGAAGCAGCCTTCGCTACGACTCCGGCATGCAG GTGGACAGTGGCTATAACACCATCTCAGCCGGCACCGCTAGCCTCATCGACGGCATCGGCTCAGACTTCCAGAGCAAAGAGTCCATCAGTTCCAACCTGGTAGATGAAATGTTTCCCGTCAACCGACTCAGTAAAGTTAAG GCATTTTATTCTCCCCGCTGCCTCACCTGA
- the dis3 gene encoding exosome complex exonuclease RRP44 codes for MLKSKTFVKKTRSGGVMKVVREHYLRDDIWCGSEVCTECKQDSTVLQRDACIESSLCPYPHYLVPDTNIVLRQIDVLEDPVIRNVIILQTVLQEVRHRSAPVYKRLKDIIHEQGRHFYTFTNEHHRETFIEREPGESANDRNDRAIRVAVKWYSQHLKTAESGSDGLKVVLLTNDQGNKLKAEENGLAVYKFDEYIKSLIGNPELVDCLALSNDDKNEVTSSKVLFPEHLPLSKVQVGIKSGSFLQGTFRASRDNYLEATVFVQGEGEDSTEVLIQGLQNLNRAVHQDVVAVQLLPKNQWVAPSSVVLQDDGAAKDDNVDEDEEEKVLTGPLTETARRATGKVVGIIKRNWRPFCGMLNVSQIKESTRHLFTPADRHIPRIRIETRQASTLAGQRIMVAIDGWPKDSRYPNGHFVRSLGGAGEKDTEEEVLLLEHDVPHQAFSQAVLSFLPKMPWSITPEDMAQRQDLRHLTVCSVDPPGCTDIDDALHCRELENGKLEVGVHIADVSHFIRPGNALDKEAANRGTTVYLCGKRIDMVPEMLSSNICSLRSNVERFAFSCIWELNHKAEILKTRFTKSVINSKASLTYAEAQMRIDDASKNDDITKSLRGLNKLAKILKRKRIENGALTLSSLEVRFHMDSETHDPIDLQTKELVETNSMVEEFMLLANISVAQKIYDEFPESALLRKHPAPPPSNYDILIKAAKSKNVMIHTDSAKALADSLDVAKVDGFQYFNTLLRILATRCMMQAVYFCSGMDSDFHHYGLASPIYTHFTSPIRRYADIIVHRLLAVAIGADSTYPDLMDKHKQSTLCNNLNYRHKMSQYAQRASVAFHTQLFFKTRGILNEEGFILFVRKNAIIVLIPKFGLEGTVFFDSKDKASPNLVFDEEGPTLKVEQHTFHIFDQVKVTISLDNSNIQHQKIRMALTEPVIPGVSVPVPEAEPQAKKQKLDR; via the exons ATGTTGAAGTCTAAGACCTTCGTTAAGAAGACCCGATCGGGTGGGGTGATGAAGGTCGTACGTGAGCATTACCTGAGAGATGATATTTGGTGTGGAAGTGAAGTCTGCACTGAGTGCAAACAGGACTCCACGGTGCTGCAGAGAGACGCGTGTATTGAGAGCAGTCTGTGTCCCTACCCTCACTATCTGGTTCCTGACACCAACATAGTGCTGCGTCAG attGACGTGTTGGAAGATCCTGTGATTCGCAACGTGATAATCCTTCAGACTGTTCTTCAGGAGGTTCGTCATCGCAGTGCACCGGTTTATAAACGCCTGAAGGATATCATACATGAACAAGGAAGACACTTCTACACATTCACCAACGAACACCACAG AGAGACATTCATCGAACGTGAACCAGGGGAGAGCGCCAATGACCGTAATGATCGGGCGATCCGTGTGGCCGTCAAATGGTATAGCCAGCATTTGAAAACGGCAGAGTCGGGCTCAGATGGTCTCAAGGTGGTCCTCCTCACCAACGATCAAGGCAACAAGCTAAAAGCTGAAGAGAACGGCTTGGCGGTGTACAAAT TTGATGAATACATCAAGAGTCTGATAGGGAACCCTGAGTTGGTGGATTGCTTGGCTTTGTCCAACGATGATAAG AATGAGGTTACCAGCAGTAAAGTGTTGTTTCCGGAGCATCTCCCTCTGTCGAAGGTCCAGGTGGGAATCAAGTCTGGCTCATTTCTCCAGGGAACCTTCAGGGCCAGCAGGGACAACTATCTGGAGGCCACGGTTTTTGTCCAAGGAGAGGGGGAGGATAGCACAGAG GTTCTTATCCAGGGTCTTCAGAACCTCAACAGAGCAGTGCACCAGGATGTGGTTGCTGTGCAGCTGTTGCCAAAGAATCAGTGGGTGGCGCCGTCGTCAGTTGTGCTGCAGGACGACGGTGCGGCGAAGGACGATAACGTCGATGAGGACGAGGAGGAAAAAGTg CTGACGGGACCATTAACTGAGACGGCCAGGAGGGCTACAGGAAAAGTGGTGGGAATCATCAAAAGGAACTGGAGGCCATTCTGTGGCATGCTGAATGTCTCCCAAATCAAAGAA TCCACCCGCCATCTTTTCACCCCAGCAGATCGCCATATCCCACGCATTCGCATCGAAACACGACAAGCCTCCACTCTTGCAGGTCAGAGGATTATGGTGGCCATTGATGGCTGGCCCAAAGACTCTAGATATCCAAAT GGTCATTTTGTCCGCAGTCTGGGAGGCGCTGGTGAGAAGGACACCGAGGAGGAAGTCCTGCTTCTGGAGCACGATGTTCCACATCAGGCCTTCTCTCAGGCCGTTCTCAGTTTCCTTCCCAAAATGCCGTGGAGCATCACACCAGAG GACATGGCACAGAGGCAGGACCTGAGGCATTTAACAGTGTGCAGTGTGGATCCTCCAGGATGTACAGATATAGATGATGCTCTGCACTGCAGGGAGCTGGAAAACGGGAAGCTTGAG GTAGGAGTTCACATCGCTGACGTCAGTCACTTTATCAGACCTGGCAATGCTCTGGACAAAGAGGCGGCTAACCGAGGGACCACCGTGTATTTATGTGGCAAA AGAATAGACATGGTTCCTGAGATGCTCAGCTCTAACATTTGCTCTCTACGGTCCAATGTGGAGAG GTTTGCTTTTTCATGTATTTGGGAGTTGAACCACAAAGCAGAAATTTTGAAGACTCGGTTTACAAAAAGCGTCATTAACTCCAAG GCGTCTCTCACTTACGCCGAGGCCCAGATGAGGATAGATGATGCCAGCAAGAACGACGACATCACTAAAAGCTTGAGGGGCCTCAACAAACTCGCAAAGATCCTCAAAAGGAAGAGGATAGAAAATGG GGCCCTGACGCTGTCTTCCTTAGAGGTTCGGTTCCATATGGACAGTGAAACTCATGATCCCATTGATCTGCAGACTAAAGAACTCGT GGAGACAAACTCCATGGTGGAGGAGTTCATGTTGCTCGCCAATATTTCAGTTGCTCAGAAGATTTATGATGAATTTCCAGAGAGCGCTCTCCTGAGGAAGCATCCAGCTCCCCCTCCGTCCAACTACGACATCCTGATCAAAGCTGCAAAGTCCAAG AACGTGATGATCCACACAGATTCGGCCAAAGCCCTGGCCGATTCCCTGGATGTGGCCAAAGTGGACGGCTTCCAGTATTTTAACACGCTCCTGCGTATTTTAGCCACTCGCTGCATGATGCAAGccgtttatttttgttctggcATGGACAGCGACTTCCACCATTACGGTCTTGCCTCGCCCATTTACACTCACTTCACCTCCCCGATTAGGAG GTACGCTGACATCATTGTGCACCGCCTACTGGCGGTGGCCATCGGAGCAGACAGCACCTACCCTGATTTgatggacaaacacaaacagtcaACCCTCTGCAACAACCTCAACTACAGACACAAAATGTCTCAGTACGCACAGAGAGCGTCTGTGGCCTTCCACACTCAG TTGTTCTTCAAGACCAGAGGAATTCTCAACGAGGAGGGATTCATTCTGTTCGTGCGGAAGAACGCGATCATCGTTCTGATCCCAAAGTTCGGTCTGGAAGGAACCGTTTTCTTTGACTCCAAAGACAAAGCTTCTCCCAACCTCGTTTTTGACGAAGAG GGTCCCACTCTGAAGGTGGAGCAGCACACTTTCCACATATTTGACCAGGTGAAGGTCACCATCAGCCTGGACAACTCCAACATTCAGCACCAGAAGATCCGCATGGCTCTAACAGAACCTGTG ATTCCTGGTGTTAGTGTTCCTGTACCTGAAGCAGAACCACAAGCCAAGAAGCAAAAACTGGACCGCTGA